One window of Perca flavescens isolate YP-PL-M2 chromosome 6, PFLA_1.0, whole genome shotgun sequence genomic DNA carries:
- the rbm24b gene encoding RNA-binding protein 24b, whose protein sequence is MMHSAQKDTTFTKIFVGGLPYHTTDSSLRKYFEVFGDIEEAVVITDRQTGKSRGYGFVTMADRASADRACKDPNPIIDGRKANVNLAYLGAKPRVIQPGFAFGMPQIHPAFIQRPYGLPAHYVYPQAFVQPSMMIPHVQPSAATATAAAATSPYLDYTGAAYAQYSAAAATAAAAAAAYEQYPYAASPAPTSYMTTAGYGYAVQQPLAAAATPGAAAAAAAFSQYQPQQLQTDRMQ, encoded by the exons ATGATGCACTCGGCACAGAAAGACACCACGTTCACCAAGATCTTTGTGGGAGGTCTGCCTTATCACACAACGGACTCAAGTCTCAGGAAATATTTCGAGGTGTTTGGAGACATAGAGGAGGCTGTTGTCATCACCGATCGGCAGACGGGGAAATCCAGAGGTTATGGATTT GTGACCATGGCAGACCGGGCCTCTGCTGACAGAGCCTGCAAGGACCCCAACCCCATAATAGACGGCAGGAAAGCCAATGTGAACCTGGCATACCTGGGGGCCAAGCCCAGGGTCATACAGCCAG GATTTGCATTTGGTATGCCTCAGATCCATCCAGCATTCATCCAAAGGCCTTATGG ACTCCCTGCCCACTACGTCTACCCTCAGGCCTTTGTCCAACCCAGCATGATGATCCCTCATGTACAGCCTTCTGCTGCTACAGCaacagctgctgctgccactTCTCCATACCTTGACTATACTGGAGCGGCGTATGCCCAGTACTCTGcggctgctgccactgctgccgccgccgctgctgcaTACGAGCAGTATCCGTACGCAGCCTCACCAGCACCAACAAGCTACATGACTACAGCAGGGTATGGATACGCTGTCCAGCAGCCACTTGCCGCTGCTGCTACCCCAGGAGCTGCGGCAGCTGCTGCCGCCTTCAGCCAGTACCAACCTCAGCAGCTCCAGACAGATCGCATGCAGTAA